From a single Phaenicophaeus curvirostris isolate KB17595 chromosome 23, BPBGC_Pcur_1.0, whole genome shotgun sequence genomic region:
- the LOC138730173 gene encoding CYFIP-related Rac1 interactor A-like isoform X2, which produces MGNLLKVLTYNELDQGPNFFLDFENAQPTEAETAVWNQVNAVLEEAQAVLAELQSYTGAGQEIREAIQNPGDLRLQERAWSAVCPLVAKLKRFYEFSLRLENALRSLLEALTSPPYAPTQHLEREQALAKQFAEILHFTLSFDELKMTNPAIQNDFSYYRRTISRNRINNLQLDAESEVNNEMANRMSLFYAEATPMLKTLSNATTKFVSENKTLPIEDTTDCLSTMACVCRVMLETPEYRSRFTNTETLLFCMRVMVGVIILYDHVHPVGAFAKSSKIDMKGCIKVLKDQPSTSTEGLLNALRYTTRHLNDDTTSKQIRAMLQ; this is translated from the exons ATGGGGAACCTTCTTAAAGTGTTGACTTATAACGAACTTGACCAAGGCCCTAATTTTTTCCTTGACTTTGAAA ATGCGCAGCCGACGGAAGCCGAGACGGCAGTGTGGAACCAGGTGAATGCTGTGCTGGAGGAGGCGCAGGCTGTCCTGGCCGAGCTGCAGTCCTACACGGGTGCCGGGCAGGAGATCCGAGAG GCCATCCAGAACCCCGGGGACCTGAGGCTGCAGGAGAGGGCCTGGAGCGCTGTCTGCCCCCTCGTCGCTAAGCTGAAGCGCTTCTACGAGTTCTCCCTGCGGCTGG AGAATGCCCTGCGGAGCCTGCTGGAGGCCCTCACCAGCCCCCCGTACGCCCCGACCCAGCACCTTGAGCGGGAGCAAGCCCTGGCCAAGCAGTTCGCTGAGATCCTCCACTTCACCCTCAGCTTCGACGAGCTCAAG ATGACCAACCCCGCCATCCAGAACGACTTCAGCTACTACAGAAGGACCATCAGCCGGAACCGAATTAACAACCTGCAG CTGGACGCAGAGAGCGAGGTGAACAATGAGATGGCCAACAGAATGTCCCTCTTCTACGCTGAGGCCACCCCCATGCTCAAAACTCTCAGCAATGCCACCACCAAGTTTGTTTCGGAG AACAAGACCCTCCCCATTGAGGACACGACCGACTGCCTGAGCACCATGGCCTGTGTCTGCAGGGTGATGCTGGAGACCCC GGAGTACCGGAGCCGCTTCACCAACACTGagaccctcctcttctgcaTGCGGGTGATGGTTGGTGTCATTATCCTCTACGACCATGTCCACCCCGTGGGGGCCTTCGCAAAGTCCTCCAAGATCGAT ATGAAAGGCTGCATCAAAGTCTTGAAAGACCAACCTTCAACCAGCACCGAGGGGCTCCTGAACGCTCTGAG GTACACCACTCGGCACCTCAATGACGACACCACGTCCAAACAGATCCGGGCCATGCTGCAGTGA
- the LOC138730173 gene encoding CYFIP-related Rac1 interactor A-like isoform X1: MLFSSCFFSCRFHMGNLLKVLTYNELDQGPNFFLDFENAQPTEAETAVWNQVNAVLEEAQAVLAELQSYTGAGQEIREAIQNPGDLRLQERAWSAVCPLVAKLKRFYEFSLRLENALRSLLEALTSPPYAPTQHLEREQALAKQFAEILHFTLSFDELKMTNPAIQNDFSYYRRTISRNRINNLQLDAESEVNNEMANRMSLFYAEATPMLKTLSNATTKFVSENKTLPIEDTTDCLSTMACVCRVMLETPEYRSRFTNTETLLFCMRVMVGVIILYDHVHPVGAFAKSSKIDMKGCIKVLKDQPSTSTEGLLNALRYTTRHLNDDTTSKQIRAMLQ, translated from the exons atgcttttttcctcttgtttcttctcttgcagGTTTCACATGGGGAACCTTCTTAAAGTGTTGACTTATAACGAACTTGACCAAGGCCCTAATTTTTTCCTTGACTTTGAAA ATGCGCAGCCGACGGAAGCCGAGACGGCAGTGTGGAACCAGGTGAATGCTGTGCTGGAGGAGGCGCAGGCTGTCCTGGCCGAGCTGCAGTCCTACACGGGTGCCGGGCAGGAGATCCGAGAG GCCATCCAGAACCCCGGGGACCTGAGGCTGCAGGAGAGGGCCTGGAGCGCTGTCTGCCCCCTCGTCGCTAAGCTGAAGCGCTTCTACGAGTTCTCCCTGCGGCTGG AGAATGCCCTGCGGAGCCTGCTGGAGGCCCTCACCAGCCCCCCGTACGCCCCGACCCAGCACCTTGAGCGGGAGCAAGCCCTGGCCAAGCAGTTCGCTGAGATCCTCCACTTCACCCTCAGCTTCGACGAGCTCAAG ATGACCAACCCCGCCATCCAGAACGACTTCAGCTACTACAGAAGGACCATCAGCCGGAACCGAATTAACAACCTGCAG CTGGACGCAGAGAGCGAGGTGAACAATGAGATGGCCAACAGAATGTCCCTCTTCTACGCTGAGGCCACCCCCATGCTCAAAACTCTCAGCAATGCCACCACCAAGTTTGTTTCGGAG AACAAGACCCTCCCCATTGAGGACACGACCGACTGCCTGAGCACCATGGCCTGTGTCTGCAGGGTGATGCTGGAGACCCC GGAGTACCGGAGCCGCTTCACCAACACTGagaccctcctcttctgcaTGCGGGTGATGGTTGGTGTCATTATCCTCTACGACCATGTCCACCCCGTGGGGGCCTTCGCAAAGTCCTCCAAGATCGAT ATGAAAGGCTGCATCAAAGTCTTGAAAGACCAACCTTCAACCAGCACCGAGGGGCTCCTGAACGCTCTGAG GTACACCACTCGGCACCTCAATGACGACACCACGTCCAAACAGATCCGGGCCATGCTGCAGTGA
- the LOC138730173 gene encoding CYFIP-related Rac1 interactor A-like isoform X3, with translation MGNLIKVLGKDLENCPHFFLDFENAQPTEAETAVWNQVNAVLEEAQAVLAELQSYTGAGQEIREAIQNPGDLRLQERAWSAVCPLVAKLKRFYEFSLRLENALRSLLEALTSPPYAPTQHLEREQALAKQFAEILHFTLSFDELKMTNPAIQNDFSYYRRTISRNRINNLQLDAESEVNNEMANRMSLFYAEATPMLKTLSNATTKFVSENKTLPIEDTTDCLSTMACVCRVMLETPEYRSRFTNTETLLFCMRVMVGVIILYDHVHPVGAFAKSSKIDMKGCIKVLKDQPSTSTEGLLNALRYTTRHLNDDTTSKQIRAMLQ, from the exons ATGGGCAACCTGATAAAGGTATTGGGCAAAGATTTAGAAAACTGTCCTCATTTTTTCCTGGATTTTGAAA ATGCGCAGCCGACGGAAGCCGAGACGGCAGTGTGGAACCAGGTGAATGCTGTGCTGGAGGAGGCGCAGGCTGTCCTGGCCGAGCTGCAGTCCTACACGGGTGCCGGGCAGGAGATCCGAGAG GCCATCCAGAACCCCGGGGACCTGAGGCTGCAGGAGAGGGCCTGGAGCGCTGTCTGCCCCCTCGTCGCTAAGCTGAAGCGCTTCTACGAGTTCTCCCTGCGGCTGG AGAATGCCCTGCGGAGCCTGCTGGAGGCCCTCACCAGCCCCCCGTACGCCCCGACCCAGCACCTTGAGCGGGAGCAAGCCCTGGCCAAGCAGTTCGCTGAGATCCTCCACTTCACCCTCAGCTTCGACGAGCTCAAG ATGACCAACCCCGCCATCCAGAACGACTTCAGCTACTACAGAAGGACCATCAGCCGGAACCGAATTAACAACCTGCAG CTGGACGCAGAGAGCGAGGTGAACAATGAGATGGCCAACAGAATGTCCCTCTTCTACGCTGAGGCCACCCCCATGCTCAAAACTCTCAGCAATGCCACCACCAAGTTTGTTTCGGAG AACAAGACCCTCCCCATTGAGGACACGACCGACTGCCTGAGCACCATGGCCTGTGTCTGCAGGGTGATGCTGGAGACCCC GGAGTACCGGAGCCGCTTCACCAACACTGagaccctcctcttctgcaTGCGGGTGATGGTTGGTGTCATTATCCTCTACGACCATGTCCACCCCGTGGGGGCCTTCGCAAAGTCCTCCAAGATCGAT ATGAAAGGCTGCATCAAAGTCTTGAAAGACCAACCTTCAACCAGCACCGAGGGGCTCCTGAACGCTCTGAG GTACACCACTCGGCACCTCAATGACGACACCACGTCCAAACAGATCCGGGCCATGCTGCAGTGA
- the MYCL gene encoding protein L-Myc, whose translation MEFDSYQHYFYDHDAQEDFHRSTAPSEDIWKKFELVPTPPLSPLGAPGAEERPGRPCPAGEEPEYLIGTGQIFGNLSAFILRDCMWSGFSARERLEKAMTEKLSAGAHKPCFAQDLGFGSSASDCVDPAAVFLCPLGESKFPASSGSEGQSDSEGEEIDVVTVEKRQSLGLRKPVTITLRADPLDPCMKHFHISVHQQQHNYAARSPPDACSLPEPPQQEEDEPPSAAEPAPAITLPEPGLLKAGSGPGSDSEDVAKRKNHNYLERKRRNDLRSRFLALRDQVPGLASCPKTPKVVILSKSSEYLQSLLSAERRLVAEKRQLRLRQTQLLKRIAHLKGH comes from the exons ATGGAGTTTGACTCGTACCAGCACTACTTCTACGACCACGACGCCCAGGAGGATTTCCACCGCTCCACGGCGCCCAGCGAGGACATCTGGAAGAAGTTCGAGCTGGTGCCCACGCCGCCGCTGTCCCCGCTGGGCGCCCCCGGGGCGGAGGAGCGGCCCGGCCGGCCCTGCCCGGCGGGGGAAGAGCCCGAGTACCTCATCGGGACCGGGCAGATCTTCGGGAACCTGAGCGCCTTCATCCTCCGGGATTGCATGTGGAGCGGGTTCTCGGCccgggagaggctggagaaggcgATGACGGAGAAGCTGTCGGCGGGCGCGCACAAGCCCTGCTTCGCCCAGGATTTGGGGTTCGGCAGCTCCGCGAGCGACTGCGTGGACCCCGCCGCCGTTTTCCTTTGCCCCCTGGGCGAGAGCAAGTTCCCCGCGTCCTCGGGCTCCGAGGGCCAGAGCGATTCCG AAGGCGAGGAGATTGATGTGGTGACGGTGGAGAAGAGACAGTCGCTTGGCCTGAGGAAGCCGGTCACCATCACGCTGCGTGCTGACCCCTTGGACCCCTGTATGAAACACTTCCACATCTCTgtccaccagcagcagcacaactATGCTGCCCGCTCGCCGCCGGATGCCTGTTCCCTGCCGGAGCCACcccagcaggaggaggatgagCCACCGAGCGCTGCGGAGCCAGCCCCTGCCATCACACTGCCTGAGCCTGGCTTGCTGAAAGCCGGCAGTGGCCCCGGCTCTGACAGCGAGGACGTGGCCAAGAGGAAAAACCACAATTACCTGGAGCGCAAGAGGCGCAATGACTTGCGCTCACGCTTCCTGGCCCTGCGGGACCAGGTGCCCGGGCTTGCCAGCTGCCCCAAGACACCCAAAGTAGTGATCCTGAGCAAGTCATCAGAGTACCTGCAGTCGCTCCTCAGTGCGGAGAGGAGATTGGTGGCTGAGAAGCGACAGCTTCGGCTGCGGCAGACCCAGCTGCTCAAACGGATTGCTCACCTCAAGGGGCACTAG
- the TRIT1 gene encoding tRNA dimethylallyltransferase isoform X1 translates to MAAALRRPAPLVVILGATGTGKSALALQLGRRLGGEIVSADAMQVYKGLDIITNKVSPQEQRLCRHHMISFVDPLVSNYTVVDFRDKAVALIEDIFARDKIPIVVGGTNYYIESLLWKVLVDTKEKAGKAPGPVTDRKVELEQLDGVELHRRLSQVDPEMAAKLHPHDKRKVARSLQVFEETGIPHSEILHQQQEEEGGGPLGGPLKYPHSCILWLHADQAALDQRLEKRVDDMLAAGLLEELRDFHQRYNREKVAENRQDYQHGIFQSIGFKEFHEYLISEGNCSPETSALLLEKGIQALKQVTKRYARRQNKWVRNRFLKRPGPNVPPVYGLEVSDLLRWEEDVLKPALEIVESFIQGREPPAKPVRMEYDVNENKRSHRMCELCNRLIIGDREWAAHTRSKSHLHHLKKRRKLEAASRAAETEGDSGDAGKTLGEESSLPLP, encoded by the exons atGGCGGCCGCGCTGCGCCGGCCCGCGCCGCTCGTGGTGATCCTGGGCGCCACCGGCACCGGCAAGTCCGCGCTGGCGCTGCAGCTCGGGCGGCGCCTCGGTGGGGAGATTGTCAGCGCCGACGCCATGCAG gtgtaCAAGGGCTTGGACATCATCACAAACAAGGTTTCTCCCCAGGAGCAACGTCTGTGCAGGCACCACATGATCAGCTTTGTGGATCCCCTGGTCTCTAACTACACAGTGGTGGACTTCAGAGACAAAGCCGTGGCTCTG ATTGAAGATATCTTTGCCCGAGACAAGATCCCAATTGTTGTGGGAGGAACCAACTACTATATTGAGTCCCTGCTCTGGAAGGTCCTTGTCGACACCAAG gagaaggCTGGCAAGGCCCCTGGCCCAGTCACTGACAGGAAAGTGGAGCTGGAACAGCTGGACGGTGTTGAGCTCCATCGCCGCCTGAGCCAGGTGGACCCAGAGATGGCAGCCAAGTTGCACCCCCATGACAAGCGCAAAGTGGCCAG GAGCCTCCAAGTGTTTGAAGAGACCGGGATCCCTCACAGTGAAATCTTACACCAGCAGCAGGAAGAAGAAGGTGGAGGACCCTTGGGGGGGCCCCTGAAGTACCCACATTCCTGCATCCTGTGGCTCCATGCAGACCAGGCAG ctcttGACCAGCGGCTGGAGAAGCGGGTGGATGATATGCTGGCTGCAGGactgctggaggagctgcggGACTTCCACCAGCGCTACAACAGAGAGAAGGTGGCCGAGAACAG GCAGGATTACCAGCACGGCATCTTCCAGTCTATTGGCTTCAAGGAGTTCCACGAGTACCTCATCAGTGAGGGGAATTGCTCACCTGAGACCAGTGCCCTGCTGCTGGAAAAAG GGATCCAGGCCCTGAAACAAGTGACCAAGAGATATGCCCGGAGACAGAACAAATGGGTCCGAAACCGCTTCCTGAAAC GTCCTGGGCCCAACGTGCCCCCCGTGTATGGCTTGGAGGTGTCTGATCTCTTGCGGTGGGAGGAGGATGTGCTGAAGCCAGCTCTGGAGATTGTGGAGAGCTTCATCCAG GGTCGTGAGCCCCCAGCAAAGCCTGTGAGGATGGAGTACGATGTAAACGAGAACAAGCGGAGTCATCGCATGTGTGAGCTCTGCAACCGACTGATCATCGGGGACAGGGAGTGGGCAG CTCACACGCGATCCAAGTCCCACCTGCACCatctgaagaagaggaggaagctggaggCTGCCAGCCGTGCTGCAGAGACTGAAGGGGACAGTGGGGATGCAGGAAAGAccctgggagaggagagcagctTGCCTTTGCCGTAG
- the TRIT1 gene encoding tRNA dimethylallyltransferase isoform X2: MAAALRRPAPLVVILGATGTGKSALALQLGRRLGGEIVSADAMQVYKGLDIITNKVSPQEQRLCRHHMISFVDPLVSNYTVVDFRDKAVALIEDIFARDKIPIVVGGTNYYIESLLWKVLVDTKEKAGKAPGPVTDRKVELEQLDGVELHRRLSQVDPEMAAKLHPHDKRKVARSLQVFEETGIPHSEILHQQQEEEGGGPLGGPLKYPHSCILWLHADQAALDQRLEKRVDDMLAAGLLEELRDFHQRYNREKVAENRQDYQHGIFQSIGFKEFHEYLISEGNCSPETSALLLEKGIQALKQVTKRYARRQNKWVRNRFLKRPGPNVPPVYGLEVSDLLRWEEDVLKPALEIVESFIQLTRDPSPTCTI; encoded by the exons atGGCGGCCGCGCTGCGCCGGCCCGCGCCGCTCGTGGTGATCCTGGGCGCCACCGGCACCGGCAAGTCCGCGCTGGCGCTGCAGCTCGGGCGGCGCCTCGGTGGGGAGATTGTCAGCGCCGACGCCATGCAG gtgtaCAAGGGCTTGGACATCATCACAAACAAGGTTTCTCCCCAGGAGCAACGTCTGTGCAGGCACCACATGATCAGCTTTGTGGATCCCCTGGTCTCTAACTACACAGTGGTGGACTTCAGAGACAAAGCCGTGGCTCTG ATTGAAGATATCTTTGCCCGAGACAAGATCCCAATTGTTGTGGGAGGAACCAACTACTATATTGAGTCCCTGCTCTGGAAGGTCCTTGTCGACACCAAG gagaaggCTGGCAAGGCCCCTGGCCCAGTCACTGACAGGAAAGTGGAGCTGGAACAGCTGGACGGTGTTGAGCTCCATCGCCGCCTGAGCCAGGTGGACCCAGAGATGGCAGCCAAGTTGCACCCCCATGACAAGCGCAAAGTGGCCAG GAGCCTCCAAGTGTTTGAAGAGACCGGGATCCCTCACAGTGAAATCTTACACCAGCAGCAGGAAGAAGAAGGTGGAGGACCCTTGGGGGGGCCCCTGAAGTACCCACATTCCTGCATCCTGTGGCTCCATGCAGACCAGGCAG ctcttGACCAGCGGCTGGAGAAGCGGGTGGATGATATGCTGGCTGCAGGactgctggaggagctgcggGACTTCCACCAGCGCTACAACAGAGAGAAGGTGGCCGAGAACAG GCAGGATTACCAGCACGGCATCTTCCAGTCTATTGGCTTCAAGGAGTTCCACGAGTACCTCATCAGTGAGGGGAATTGCTCACCTGAGACCAGTGCCCTGCTGCTGGAAAAAG GGATCCAGGCCCTGAAACAAGTGACCAAGAGATATGCCCGGAGACAGAACAAATGGGTCCGAAACCGCTTCCTGAAAC GTCCTGGGCCCAACGTGCCCCCCGTGTATGGCTTGGAGGTGTCTGATCTCTTGCGGTGGGAGGAGGATGTGCTGAAGCCAGCTCTGGAGATTGTGGAGAGCTTCATCCAG CTCACACGCGATCCAAGTCCCACCTGCACCatctga